ccATGAATATCTGTATATAAATATAAAGCTCTGGGAAAACAATTtgagttcctttatctatcataGTTGCAAATGCCATTAATAAAGAAGCTTGCCAGCAGCCAAGTTTCATTTCAAATCCAGATAAGACATAACAAATAATAGAGTTGGCCAATTGAATAAGAATACATTTTGCCTAATGGAGAGGTGAGACCGAATATTGAAATGTGAAATGTCATTAGAAAATTAAGTGTCTTCTTAGATAACTATGTTGATAGTtactttcaacaacaacaacaaacaatccCACAAGTAGGTGGGGTGGTGTATAAAGAGTTTGTTCAGTAGAGACTCTCAGCTGCACAATCAGTATAATAGCAACAAACAGTACTAACAACAACAATTAGAGATATAAATCCAAAAATATCGATGAATGGCACGCTCcaattttttctcaaacttttggcGAATTCCCCCTTTTCTTCTATTAATTTGCTATAGTAAAAAGCCACTTCCTACAGAATTACACCACTTCAGTTTAGGGCCTAAAGATTGTAAAGTTGAAATCGCAAAACAATTGAAGGAGCAAAGTTGAGGTTTAATGGATGTTGTTGTTTTTGGCATCCATATGATGCCTtggaaagaaacaaaaagaagttAAAGCTAGAAAACAAGAGTAAGCATATTataaactcttttcttttatattaagTTAGGATATCCATTAATGTGTTCCTTCACTATCTTTTCATAATACCCTTTCTCGAGATCCTTTATCTAACATAGTTTCAAATGCCATTGATAAAGAAAGCCTGCCATCAgcttaatgaaaaaaattatatatcgaGTTAGCAAACTAATGCGATATAGATTTTACTGAGAAATTAGAACCTATTtgggaaaagttttaaaatttacgtATTTCGGTGTGGTTGTGGTGTGAGGAGTGTGTTCCGTAAAGACCCTCGGCTGAACAATCAGCAGCAACAATACCCTATTGACGAGCATAATTAAACacaaatattattatttgatgAAGAATAAACATAGAGAAAAGCATTAGATACCTGACTCTCTCGTAGCTGTTGGGAAATACTTCTTCCAGCAATCTTCGTCAATGACAAATTCATCCTCTGGATCTTCCATATCACGGGTCATTGGTAAAGGATCCAAATTTTCGGAGTCGCtcgaatcatcatcatcatcatcctcttcttcttcctcctcctcatTAAGCTTTTGCTTCTTCATCTCCGAATCCGAATCCGAATTACTCGAGAAATCATCCGTCACGATTCCGATCTCAGCCGGTGTCGGTTGTGGAGGTGGTGGCGGCAGCCGCAGCGACGGAGGTGACGGTTGCTCTACAAAAATGATCAAGAAACTGTTTTTGAAGTGCTAGTTCACTTTTACTCCTTAGTATTATAGACTTATAGTGATAGAATAATGTTTTAAAACCTTGTCACATGTACCACCTAGGCCCTATtattaataacataaatatagaaACCTAAAAGactgcatgcatgcatgcaaaaAGTCTGTCCCTTTACCATGCAGAGGATTTATTCATTTAATAAGAAATTTCTGTATCCATACACCAAAATAACAAGTTGTCAACCCCTTTCAGCCTAATTTTCATGAGACAAACCTTGTGATTTTTGACATTTCAACTTTATACGTGATATATTTAacatcataaaattaaaaaatatttggatatgataataatctatatataattttagtttaaaacacacaagattcaaaaaaaaaaaaat
The Capsicum annuum cultivar UCD-10X-F1 unplaced genomic scaffold, UCD10Xv1.1 ctg4419, whole genome shotgun sequence DNA segment above includes these coding regions:
- the LOC124892139 gene encoding homeobox and leucine zipper protein Homez-like (The sequence of the model RefSeq protein was modified relative to this genomic sequence to represent the inferred CDS: added 102 bases not found in genome assembly); its protein translation is MLSEQPSPPPLRLPPPPPQPTPAEIGIVTDDFSSDSDSEMKKQKLNEEEEEEEDDDDDDSSDSENLDPLPMTRDMEDPEDEFVIDEDCWKKYFPTATRESGRRSSLVFILGH